Proteins co-encoded in one Arachis hypogaea cultivar Tifrunner chromosome 13, arahy.Tifrunner.gnm2.J5K5, whole genome shotgun sequence genomic window:
- the LOC112737598 gene encoding transcription factor MYB14 gives MVRTPSCDKSGLRKGTWTPEEDRKLIAYVTRYGSWNWRQLPKFAGLARCGKSCRLRWMNYLRPNLKRGNFTQEEEACIIKLHSKLGNRWSAIAAELPGRTDNEIKNHWHTTLKKRFQTNEEESETATKSKPKETTQISAESNTTTTSPLSPLSSSSEFSSITSWDQSHNNNNKNNMVLEDDDFAFLDGSFWTEPYLAEILYE, from the exons ATGGTTAGAACACCTTCTTGTGACAAGAGTGGATTGAGGAAAGGAACTTGGACTCCTGAGGAAGATAGGAAGTTAATTGCCTATGTTACTAGGTATGGTAGCTGGAATTGGCGCCAATTGCCTAAGTTTGCAG gACTGGCTAGGTGTGGGAAAAGTTGTAGATTGAGGTGGATGAATTACCTAAGGCCTAATCTCAAAAGAGGGAACTTCACTCAAGAGGAAGAAGCTTGCATAATCAAATTGCATTCTAAACTtggaaatag ATGGTCTGCCATTGCTGCGGAACTACCTGGAAGAACTGATAACGAAATCAAGAACCATTGGCACACCACACTCAAGAAGCGCTTCCAAACCAATGAAGAAGAATCCGAAACCGCCACCAAATCCAAACCCAAAGAAACTACTCAGATCTCAGCAGAGAGCAACACTACTACTACTTCACCATTATCACCATTGTCATCTTCAAGTGAATTTTCCTCCATAACTTCCTGGGATCAAagtcacaataataataataagaacaatATGGTTCTTGAAGACGACGATTTCGCTTTTCTGGATGGAAGTTTCTGGACAGAACCATATCTTGCTGAAATCTTGTATGAATAA